Proteins encoded together in one Nostoc sp. PCC 7524 window:
- the rplE gene encoding 50S ribosomal protein L5 yields MATPRLKTLYQETIVPKLTQQFQYTNVHQVPKLVKVSVNRGLGEAAQNAKALEASLSEIAVITGQKPVVTRAKKAIAGFKIRQGMPVGIMVTLRGERMYAFLDRLISLTLPRIRDFRGVSPKSFDGRGNYTLGVREQLIFPEIEYDSIDQIRGLDISIITTAKNDEEGRALLKELGMPFRDQ; encoded by the coding sequence ATGGCGACACCCAGACTCAAAACCTTATATCAAGAAACGATTGTCCCCAAATTGACCCAGCAGTTTCAGTACACCAACGTTCATCAAGTACCAAAATTGGTGAAAGTTAGTGTGAACCGAGGTCTAGGGGAAGCAGCGCAAAATGCTAAAGCACTAGAAGCATCTTTGAGCGAAATTGCGGTGATTACTGGTCAAAAACCAGTGGTGACAAGGGCAAAAAAAGCGATCGCTGGCTTTAAAATCCGTCAAGGTATGCCTGTGGGGATTATGGTGACTCTCAGAGGCGAGAGAATGTATGCCTTCCTCGACCGATTAATTAGCTTGACATTGCCGAGAATCAGAGACTTTCGTGGTGTCAGCCCCAAAAGCTTTGATGGTCGCGGTAACTATACTCTGGGTGTAAGAGAACAGCTAATCTTTCCAGAAATCGAGTACGACAGCATCGATCAAATCCGTGGTCTAGATATTTCCATTATCACCACTGCAAAAAACGACGAAGAGGGCCGCGCCTTACTTAAAGAATTGGGAATGCCCTTTCGCGATCAATAA
- the rpsH gene encoding 30S ribosomal protein S8 — translation MAANDTIADMLTRIRNANMARHQTTQVPATKMTRSIARVLQEEGFIAEFTEVEEGVKRNLVISLKYKGKNHQPLITALKRVSKPGLRVYSNRKELPRVLGGIGIAIISTSSGIMTDREARRQNLGGEVLCYVW, via the coding sequence ATGGCGGCTAACGACACAATTGCAGATATGCTGACGCGCATCCGCAATGCTAATATGGCAAGGCATCAAACTACACAAGTGCCAGCTACAAAAATGACCCGTAGCATCGCTAGAGTGCTACAAGAGGAAGGCTTTATTGCTGAATTCACAGAAGTAGAAGAAGGCGTAAAACGTAACTTAGTGATTTCCTTGAAGTACAAGGGCAAAAATCACCAGCCGCTTATTACCGCCCTCAAGCGAGTTAGTAAGCCTGGGTTGCGTGTTTACTCCAACAGAAAAGAATTGCCAAGGGTACTAGGCGGCATCGGTATTGCCATCATTTCTACATCCAGTGGCATCATGACCGACCGGGAAGCACGGCGGCAGAACCTGGGTGGTGAAGTGCTCTGCTACGTTTGGTAG
- the rplF gene encoding 50S ribosomal protein L6 → MSRIGKRPITVPAKVQVTVDGSKVIVKGPKGELSRDLPTHVTVAQDGQTLLVTRKDDSRTSRQMHGLSRTLVANMVEGVSQGFQKRLEIQGVGYRAQVQGRNLVLNMGYSHQVQIAPPDGIQFAVENNTNVIVSGYDKEVVGNTAAKIRAVRPPEPYKGKGIRYAGEVVRRKAGKTGKSGKK, encoded by the coding sequence ATGTCTCGTATCGGTAAACGTCCAATTACTGTTCCCGCCAAAGTACAAGTGACTGTTGATGGTAGTAAGGTAATCGTGAAAGGTCCTAAAGGTGAACTTTCACGGGACTTACCCACCCATGTCACAGTTGCTCAAGACGGGCAAACCCTGCTAGTTACCCGTAAGGATGACTCCCGCACCTCCCGGCAAATGCACGGATTAAGCCGTACCTTGGTTGCCAACATGGTAGAGGGAGTTTCCCAAGGTTTTCAAAAGCGTTTAGAAATCCAAGGTGTAGGTTATAGGGCGCAAGTACAAGGGCGTAACCTCGTGTTGAACATGGGTTATAGCCATCAAGTACAAATTGCTCCACCAGACGGAATTCAATTTGCTGTAGAAAATAACACCAATGTCATAGTCAGTGGTTATGACAAAGAAGTGGTAGGTAATACAGCAGCCAAAATTCGTGCCGTTCGGCCACCAGAACCTTATAAGGGTAAAGGTATTCGCTATGCCGGTGAGGTGGTCAGACGCAAAGCTGGTAAGACTGGTAAGAGTGGTAAGAAGTAA
- the rplR gene encoding 50S ribosomal protein L18, translated as MKLTRKESKQRRHRRIRGKVQGSPERPRLSVFRSNEHIYAQVIDDTQHHTLVAASTVEPELKSNLASGATCEASAQIGKLIAVRSLEKGITKVVFDRGGNLYHGRIKALAEAAREAGLDF; from the coding sequence ATGAAACTTACTCGTAAAGAATCAAAACAGCGTCGCCACAGACGTATTCGTGGCAAAGTTCAAGGTTCCCCGGAACGTCCACGGCTATCTGTATTCCGTTCTAATGAGCATATTTATGCTCAAGTAATTGATGACACTCAGCACCACACTTTGGTAGCAGCTTCAACTGTAGAACCAGAGTTGAAATCTAATTTAGCTTCAGGTGCTACCTGCGAAGCATCAGCACAAATTGGTAAATTGATTGCGGTGCGATCACTAGAAAAAGGCATTACCAAAGTAGTGTTTGATCGCGGTGGCAACTTGTATCATGGTCGCATTAAAGCACTAGCTGAAGCAGCACGCGAAGCTGGTTTAGATTTCTAG
- the rpsE gene encoding 30S ribosomal protein S5 → MATGRRKANRAKKEETNWQERVIQIRRVSKVVKGGKKLSFRAIVVVGNERGQVGVGVGKASDVIGAVKKGVADGKKHLIDIPITKSNSIPHPIDGVGGGAKVIMRPAAPGTGVIAGGAVRTVLELAGVRNVLAKQLGSNNPLNNARAAVNALSTLRTLSEVAEDRGIAIEKLYI, encoded by the coding sequence ATGGCAACAGGTCGTCGTAAAGCTAACCGCGCGAAAAAAGAAGAAACCAACTGGCAAGAGCGGGTAATTCAAATCCGACGGGTAAGCAAGGTCGTTAAAGGAGGTAAAAAACTCAGCTTCCGGGCGATCGTAGTCGTTGGTAATGAACGAGGTCAAGTTGGTGTCGGAGTGGGTAAAGCCTCTGATGTAATTGGTGCTGTCAAAAAAGGCGTAGCCGATGGCAAAAAACATCTGATTGATATTCCGATCACTAAATCTAACTCTATCCCTCATCCTATTGATGGTGTTGGTGGCGGTGCCAAAGTGATCATGCGTCCAGCCGCACCCGGTACTGGTGTAATTGCTGGTGGTGCAGTGCGAACTGTCCTGGAACTAGCTGGGGTTCGCAATGTCCTTGCCAAGCAACTCGGTTCTAACAACCCCCTCAACAATGCCAGAGCCGCAGTCAACGCTTTATCTACCCTGCGTACATTGTCAGAAGTAGCTGAAGACCGGGGCATTGCTATTGAAAAACTTTACATCTAA
- the rplO gene encoding 50S ribosomal protein L15, with protein sequence MRLNDVKPQKGSKKRRRRVGRGISAGQGASAGLGMRGQKSRSGSSTRPGFEGGQQPLYRRVPKLKGFPLVNRKNYTTINVEKLASLPANTEVTLDSLKTAGIVTAVKGPLKILGNGELGVALQVKAAAFTGQARSKIEAAGGSCEVLG encoded by the coding sequence ATGAGACTCAACGATGTTAAGCCCCAAAAAGGCTCTAAAAAACGCCGTCGCCGTGTAGGTCGAGGTATTTCTGCTGGTCAAGGTGCCAGTGCTGGTCTAGGTATGAGAGGTCAAAAATCTCGTTCTGGTAGCAGTACCAGACCAGGGTTTGAAGGGGGTCAACAGCCATTGTACCGCCGCGTACCAAAGCTCAAGGGTTTTCCTTTAGTTAATCGGAAAAATTACACTACGATTAATGTAGAGAAGCTAGCCTCTCTTCCTGCAAATACAGAAGTAACTCTGGATTCATTAAAAACAGCAGGTATTGTCACTGCTGTTAAAGGTCCATTGAAAATTTTGGGTAATGGGGAACTGGGCGTAGCACTCCAGGTTAAAGCGGCAGCTTTCACAGGGCAAGCTCGTAGCAAAATTGAGGCAGCTGGAGGGAGTTGCGAAGTTTTAGGGTGA
- the secY gene encoding preprotein translocase subunit SecY, with amino-acid sequence MISRDKAPTAQETFMQMAQAAGLRGRLLVTVGILILVRLGIFLPVPGIDRTRFAEAISGNNSIFGLLDIFSGRGLSTLGIFALGILPFINASIIIQLLTAAIPSLENLQKNEGEAGRRKISQITRYVALGWGIVQSVAFSALFLQQFALNPGPIFVAETAIALTAGSMFVMWASELITERGIGNGASLLIFVNIVASLPKSLGDTIDLVQVGGREIVGRVIVLVLVFMLTIVGIVFVQEGLRRIPIISARRQVGRRVLAEQRSYLPLRLISGGVMPIIFAAAILSLPLLIANFTKNPELANIVNTYLSPGGSGSWVYALVYLISIVFFSYFYSSLIINPVDIAQNLKKMGSSIPGIRPGKATSEYIERVINRLTLLGAVFLGLVAIIPTAVERALGVPTFRGLGATSLLILVGVAIETAKQVQTYVISQRYEGMVKQ; translated from the coding sequence ATGATCAGTCGAGATAAAGCCCCAACGGCTCAAGAAACTTTTATGCAGATGGCACAAGCAGCTGGACTGAGAGGTAGGCTGCTTGTTACTGTCGGTATTCTAATTTTGGTTCGCCTGGGTATATTTTTACCTGTACCGGGAATTGATAGAACTAGGTTCGCCGAAGCCATATCAGGCAATAATTCCATATTTGGTTTGTTGGATATATTTTCCGGGCGAGGACTTTCTACACTAGGGATCTTTGCCCTAGGGATTTTGCCCTTTATTAATGCGTCCATTATTATCCAATTGCTGACTGCGGCTATTCCATCTTTAGAAAATTTACAGAAAAATGAGGGTGAAGCAGGTCGGCGGAAAATATCCCAAATCACCCGCTATGTAGCACTAGGTTGGGGAATTGTTCAAAGTGTGGCTTTTTCGGCTTTATTTCTCCAGCAATTTGCTTTAAATCCAGGGCCGATATTCGTAGCGGAAACAGCGATAGCTCTAACTGCTGGTTCCATGTTTGTCATGTGGGCTTCGGAACTGATTACAGAACGTGGTATTGGTAATGGTGCATCTTTGTTAATTTTCGTTAACATTGTTGCTTCCTTGCCCAAATCTTTGGGTGACACCATTGACTTGGTACAAGTTGGCGGTAGAGAAATAGTTGGGCGCGTCATTGTCCTCGTCTTGGTGTTTATGTTGACCATTGTGGGGATTGTATTTGTCCAAGAAGGGCTGCGTCGTATCCCCATTATTTCGGCTCGTCGTCAAGTAGGTAGAAGAGTATTAGCAGAACAACGTAGCTATCTACCCTTACGTCTGATTTCTGGTGGTGTTATGCCCATTATTTTTGCGGCTGCCATCTTAAGTTTGCCGTTACTGATTGCCAATTTTACAAAAAATCCGGAACTAGCAAACATCGTTAATACTTATCTGAGTCCCGGTGGTTCTGGTTCTTGGGTTTATGCCCTAGTCTACTTGATTTCCATTGTTTTCTTCAGCTACTTCTACTCTTCTCTAATTATCAACCCAGTAGACATAGCACAAAACTTGAAGAAAATGGGTTCTAGTATTCCAGGGATTCGTCCAGGTAAGGCAACTAGCGAGTACATTGAACGAGTCATCAACCGACTCACTTTGTTAGGTGCTGTCTTTTTGGGCTTGGTGGCAATTATTCCTACCGCCGTAGAAAGAGCCTTGGGAGTGCCAACTTTTAGAGGATTGGGTGCTACTTCCTTACTCATTCTTGTGGGTGTGGCGATTGAGACAGCCAAGCAAGTCCAAACCTATGTGATTTCTCAGCGATATGAAGGAATGGTGAAGCAATAG
- a CDS encoding adenylate kinase yields MTRLIFLGPPGAGKGTQAQILAEHLHIPHVSTGEILRQAMKEQTPLGIKAQSYVDSGELVPDQLVQDLVEERLEQPDAKSGWILDGFPRKVTQAAFLEELLHKTNQGGERVVNLDAPDDVVVSRLLARGRKDDTEEVIRRRLEVYRNETAPLIDYYRDRHKLLTINGDQSQEEVTDELQNVICS; encoded by the coding sequence GTGACGCGATTAATCTTCTTGGGGCCGCCGGGAGCTGGTAAGGGAACTCAAGCTCAAATTTTGGCAGAACATCTACATATTCCTCATGTTTCCACTGGCGAAATCTTGAGACAAGCCATGAAAGAGCAAACTCCTTTAGGAATTAAAGCTCAAAGCTATGTTGATAGCGGCGAGCTAGTTCCTGACCAGTTGGTGCAAGACTTAGTAGAGGAACGTTTAGAACAACCAGATGCTAAGTCTGGCTGGATTCTAGATGGTTTTCCTCGCAAAGTCACCCAAGCAGCTTTTTTAGAGGAGTTGCTGCACAAAACGAACCAAGGCGGCGAAAGGGTGGTCAATTTGGATGCGCCTGATGATGTTGTGGTATCACGTTTACTAGCTAGGGGACGCAAAGACGATACTGAAGAGGTAATTCGCCGTCGCTTAGAAGTGTACCGTAACGAAACTGCGCCGTTAATTGATTATTACCGCGATCGCCACAAACTCCTAACTATTAATGGCGATCAGAGCCAAGAAGAAGTCACTGATGAATTACAAAATGTGATCTGTTCCTAG
- the infA gene encoding translation initiation factor IF-1 — translation MSKQDLIEMEGTVTESLPNAMFRVDLDNGFNVLAHISGKIRRNYIKILPGDRVKVELTPYDLTKGRITYRLRKK, via the coding sequence TTGTCTAAGCAAGATTTGATCGAAATGGAAGGTACAGTCACCGAATCATTGCCCAATGCGATGTTTCGTGTTGACCTAGATAACGGCTTTAATGTTTTAGCCCACATCTCTGGCAAGATTCGGCGTAACTACATCAAGATTTTGCCTGGCGATCGCGTCAAAGTGGAACTAACACCCTACGACCTGACAAAAGGCAGAATTACCTATCGACTACGGAAAAAGTAG
- the rpmJ gene encoding 50S ribosomal protein L36 — MKVRASVKKICEKCNVIKRRGRVMVICVNPKHKQRQG; from the coding sequence ATGAAAGTCAGAGCCTCAGTCAAAAAAATTTGTGAAAAGTGTAACGTGATCAAACGTCGTGGTCGTGTGATGGTGATTTGCGTCAATCCTAAACACAAGCAACGCCAAGGATAA
- the rpsM gene encoding 30S ribosomal protein S13 has protein sequence MARIAGVDLPRDKRVEIGLTYIYGIGLTRSQEILATTGVNPDTRVKELSDADVAALRAEIEANYQVEGDLRRWEAMNIKRLIDIGTYRGRRHRMGLPVRGQRTRTNARTRRGRRQTVAGKKKAPGK, from the coding sequence GTGGCACGTATTGCCGGAGTAGACCTGCCACGCGACAAACGCGTTGAGATTGGTCTAACCTATATTTACGGAATTGGGTTAACAAGGTCGCAAGAAATTTTAGCGACTACAGGAGTTAATCCTGATACCCGTGTGAAAGAATTAAGTGATGCTGATGTGGCAGCCTTACGCGCCGAAATAGAAGCCAACTATCAAGTTGAAGGTGACTTGCGGCGCTGGGAAGCGATGAACATCAAGCGGTTGATTGACATCGGCACCTATAGAGGTCGTCGTCACCGCATGGGCTTGCCCGTGAGAGGACAAAGAACTCGTACTAATGCTAGAACCCGTCGTGGGAGAAGGCAGACAGTGGCTGGTAAGAAGAAGGCTCCCGGTAAGTAA
- the rpsK gene encoding 30S ribosomal protein S11, whose protein sequence is MARQPTKKSGSKKQKRNVPNGKAYIQSTFNNSIVTITDQNGDVISWASAGSSGFKGAKKGTPFAAQTAAESAARRAIDQGMRQIEVMVSGPGAGRETAIRALQGAGLEITLIRDITPIPHNGCRPPKRRRV, encoded by the coding sequence ATGGCAAGACAACCAACTAAAAAATCTGGGAGTAAGAAGCAGAAGCGTAACGTCCCCAACGGGAAGGCCTACATCCAATCTACTTTCAACAATAGCATTGTCACTATTACCGATCAAAATGGAGATGTCATCTCCTGGGCAAGTGCTGGTTCTAGTGGCTTCAAAGGTGCTAAGAAGGGAACTCCCTTTGCAGCGCAAACTGCTGCGGAAAGTGCAGCCCGCAGAGCTATTGACCAAGGAATGCGCCAAATTGAGGTGATGGTGAGTGGTCCAGGCGCAGGACGAGAAACTGCGATTCGTGCGCTCCAGGGTGCAGGACTGGAAATTACACTCATTCGGGATATTACACCGATTCCTCATAATGGTTGCCGTCCACCCAAGCGCCGCCGCGTGTAA
- a CDS encoding DNA-directed RNA polymerase subunit alpha: MAQFQIECVESSTEESRSHYSKFILEPLERGQGTTVGNALRRVLLSNLEGTAVTAVRIAGVTHEFATVPGVREDVLDILMRMKEVILKSYSSQPQIGRLLVNGPATVTSAHFDLPSEVEVIDPTQYIATIAEGGKLEMEFRIERGKGYRTVERGREEATSLDFLQIDSVFMPVRKVNYSVEEARGDGSITKDRLLIEVWTNGSLSPQEALSSAAGILVDLFNPLKDISLEPTDTSSEIPDDPTAQIPIEELQLSVRAYNCLKRAQVNSVADLLDFTQEDLLEIKNFGQKSAEEVVEALQRRLGITLPQERSSKHS; encoded by the coding sequence GTGGCGCAATTTCAAATTGAATGTGTAGAGTCCAGTACAGAAGAAAGTCGGAGCCATTACAGTAAATTTATCCTAGAACCTCTAGAGCGGGGTCAAGGAACAACGGTTGGCAACGCGCTGCGGCGGGTATTACTGTCCAACTTAGAGGGGACAGCAGTTACAGCAGTGCGAATTGCAGGTGTGACCCACGAATTTGCCACAGTTCCGGGAGTGCGGGAAGATGTACTAGACATCCTCATGCGAATGAAGGAAGTAATTCTCAAAAGTTATTCTTCTCAACCCCAGATTGGGAGATTACTGGTCAACGGACCAGCAACAGTCACTTCAGCCCATTTTGATTTACCAAGCGAAGTAGAAGTCATCGATCCCACCCAGTATATAGCCACAATTGCAGAAGGCGGCAAACTGGAAATGGAATTTCGCATTGAGCGAGGTAAAGGTTATCGCACTGTAGAAAGAGGGCGGGAAGAAGCTACATCTTTAGACTTTTTGCAAATTGACTCGGTGTTTATGCCAGTGCGAAAAGTTAACTATAGCGTTGAAGAAGCCCGTGGAGATGGTTCGATTACCAAAGACAGACTACTGATAGAAGTTTGGACAAATGGTAGTCTTTCGCCCCAAGAAGCACTATCTTCAGCAGCTGGGATTCTGGTGGATCTATTCAACCCCTTGAAAGATATCTCACTGGAACCAACCGATACCAGTTCCGAGATTCCAGATGACCCCACTGCTCAGATTCCCATCGAAGAGTTGCAACTTTCTGTACGGGCTTACAACTGTCTCAAGCGAGCGCAGGTTAACTCAGTGGCAGACTTGTTGGATTTTACCCAAGAAGACCTATTAGAAATTAAAAACTTTGGTCAGAAGTCGGCAGAAGAGGTAGTGGAAGCTTTACAGCGACGCTTAGGTATTACCTTGCCACAAGAAAGAAGCTCTAAACACAGCTAA
- the rplQ gene encoding 50S ribosomal protein L17 has translation MRHRCRVKKLSKPADQRRALLRSLATELIRHGRITTTLVRAKVLRSEVEKMITLAKEGSLEARREALGYIYDKQLVHALFEQVPSRYGNRQGGYTRILHTVPRRGDNAQMAIIELV, from the coding sequence ATGCGTCACCGTTGTCGAGTTAAAAAACTGAGCAAGCCAGCCGATCAGCGTCGCGCCCTATTGCGATCGCTTGCTACCGAACTGATCCGTCATGGTCGGATTACCACGACTTTGGTGCGGGCTAAAGTGCTACGCTCCGAAGTAGAAAAAATGATTACCCTAGCTAAAGAAGGTTCCCTAGAAGCACGTCGAGAAGCTTTAGGTTACATCTACGATAAACAGCTAGTTCATGCTCTGTTCGAGCAAGTCCCCTCTCGGTATGGTAATCGTCAAGGTGGTTACACCCGCATCCTGCATACCGTGCCTCGTCGGGGAGATAATGCCCAGATGGCTATCATTGAATTAGTCTAA
- the truA gene encoding tRNA pseudouridine(38-40) synthase TruA, giving the protein MLVSHQPKPTQRVALVIQYLGTHFHGWQRQKQHRTVQEEIETAIAQILGHHVTLHGAGRTDSGVHAAAQVAHFDATGFIPAHKWAAVLNSYLPEDVLIRASAGVSDRWHARFSAAYRRYRYTIYTEGRPNLFVKPFSWHYYHPSLDEFLIHAALKPLLGKHDLAAFHRAGSKRSHSWVEVQAAECHRQGPFIHIEIQADGFLYGMVRLLVGMLVQVGSGQRTVASFTELWKEQRREEVKYAAPPQGLCLLRVGYPDFPFSPNVWYDTMPKLVISQESRVNGQQSNAFNMDDGLLTIDSLKK; this is encoded by the coding sequence ATGTTAGTCAGCCACCAGCCTAAACCAACTCAGCGAGTTGCCTTAGTAATACAATACTTAGGCACTCATTTTCATGGCTGGCAACGGCAAAAGCAGCACAGAACAGTTCAAGAAGAAATCGAAACAGCGATCGCCCAGATTTTGGGTCATCATGTCACACTCCACGGTGCTGGACGTACTGATAGCGGAGTACACGCTGCTGCTCAAGTAGCCCATTTTGATGCTACAGGTTTTATACCTGCTCACAAGTGGGCAGCCGTTTTAAATAGTTACCTGCCTGAGGATGTATTGATAAGAGCTTCAGCAGGTGTAAGTGACCGTTGGCACGCTCGTTTTAGTGCAGCTTATCGACGGTACCGCTACACAATTTATACAGAAGGTCGCCCGAACTTGTTCGTGAAACCCTTCAGTTGGCATTATTATCATCCATCCCTGGATGAATTCCTCATCCACGCGGCTCTCAAACCACTATTAGGAAAGCATGACTTGGCAGCTTTTCACCGAGCTGGTTCCAAGCGATCGCACTCCTGGGTGGAAGTACAAGCAGCAGAGTGTCATCGTCAAGGCCCATTTATCCATATTGAAATTCAGGCAGATGGATTTTTATATGGCATGGTGCGGCTATTAGTAGGGATGCTAGTACAAGTAGGTTCTGGACAAAGAACTGTTGCTAGTTTTACCGAACTTTGGAAAGAGCAACGTCGGGAAGAAGTAAAATACGCCGCACCCCCACAAGGCTTATGTCTGTTGCGAGTTGGCTACCCTGATTTTCCCTTTTCCCCCAACGTTTGGTATGACACCATGCCAAAGTTAGTTATTAGTCAAGAGTCAAGAGTCAATGGTCAACAGTCAAATGCTTTTAATATGGATGATGGACTATTGACTATAGACTCTCTAAAAAAATGA
- the rplM gene encoding 50S ribosomal protein L13, giving the protein MTKTYLPPQDTLERDWYVVDATDKRLGRLASEIAMILRGKNKAHYTPHLDTGDFVIVVNAEKVAVTGKKRTQKLYRRHSGRPGGMKTETFTKLQQRLPERIVEHAVKGMLPKNSLGKQLFTKLKVYAGPTHPHAAQKPKELNINTIPGAES; this is encoded by the coding sequence ATGACTAAAACCTACCTTCCCCCTCAAGACACCCTTGAGCGTGATTGGTACGTAGTAGATGCTACGGACAAACGCCTTGGTCGCCTCGCTAGCGAAATCGCTATGATTTTAAGAGGCAAAAATAAAGCTCACTATACCCCTCACCTGGATACAGGTGACTTTGTGATTGTCGTCAATGCTGAAAAAGTAGCAGTCACAGGTAAAAAGCGTACCCAGAAACTTTACCGTCGTCACTCTGGCCGTCCCGGTGGGATGAAGACCGAAACCTTCACCAAGCTGCAACAGCGTTTACCAGAAAGAATTGTGGAACACGCTGTCAAGGGTATGCTACCTAAAAACAGTCTAGGTAAGCAATTATTCACCAAATTGAAAGTTTATGCTGGGCCTACTCATCCCCACGCAGCCCAAAAACCAAAAGAACTCAACATTAATACAATTCCTGGAGCAGAAAGTTAA
- the rpsI gene encoding 30S ribosomal protein S9, whose protein sequence is MVVAEANSGRAMYWGTGRRKSSVARVRLVPGSGQLIVNGKPGDLYFQFNPNYLGVIKAPLETLGLENEYDILVKAEGGGLTGQADSVRLGVARALCQLDPDNRPPLKTEGYLTRDPRAKERKKYGLHKARKAPQYSKR, encoded by the coding sequence ATGGTAGTAGCAGAAGCAAATAGCGGTCGCGCTATGTACTGGGGTACTGGTCGCCGTAAATCCTCAGTAGCACGGGTAAGATTAGTTCCTGGTAGCGGTCAGTTGATTGTAAATGGCAAACCTGGAGATTTATATTTTCAATTCAATCCCAATTACTTGGGAGTGATCAAAGCTCCTTTGGAAACCCTGGGTTTAGAAAACGAATACGACATCCTAGTAAAAGCAGAAGGCGGTGGCTTAACAGGACAAGCTGATTCTGTGCGCTTAGGAGTTGCTCGTGCCTTATGCCAACTAGACCCCGACAACCGCCCACCTTTAAAAACAGAAGGTTATTTAACTCGTGATCCTAGAGCTAAAGAGCGGAAAAAATATGGTTTGCACAAAGCTCGCAAAGCTCCTCAATACTCCAAGCGATAA
- the rpmE gene encoding 50S ribosomal protein L31 yields MAKPDIHPQWYPEAKVYCNGQVVMTVGSTKPELHVDVWSGNHPFYTGTQKIIDTEGRVERFLRKYGMSSTQAAGDQNKK; encoded by the coding sequence ATGGCTAAACCTGATATTCATCCCCAGTGGTATCCAGAAGCAAAAGTGTACTGTAACGGTCAAGTTGTCATGACTGTTGGTTCTACCAAACCAGAATTACACGTAGATGTTTGGTCTGGAAACCACCCATTTTATACCGGAACTCAGAAGATTATTGACACTGAGGGTCGAGTAGAAAGATTCCTCCGCAAATACGGTATGAGCAGCACTCAAGCTGCTGGCGACCAAAACAAAAAGTAG